In Elusimicrobiota bacterium, the genomic window AAGAATTTCAAAATCGTTCCTATTCTTTTGGGAAATTTTTCTATGCAACAATGCAAAGAGATTGGCGAAGCAATCGCAAAAGCTATTATTGAGCTAAAAATTTCTGAGAGCACGGTAATTATTGCATCTTCTGATATGTCTCATTATCCCAGCGAATCCGAGGCAAAAGAAACAGACAAATCCGCTTTGGAAGCTTTAGAAAAATTTGATCCTGAGCTATTAAAAAAGACTATTGACAATTTAATGTCCCAAGGGATAACCGAACTTCACTGTGTTTTCTGTGGAGAAGAATCAATATATACGACAATGTTTGCTTCTAAATATCTGGGAGCAAAAGAAATAAAGGTGTTAAATTATTCCAATTCAGCTAAAACGTCCGGCGATAAATCACGGGTCGTGGGATACGGCGCAGCTGTCTTTTTGAAATAAAAAGAAGCCGGGCTTTAAATCAATTAAAACCCAGCTCCTTTTTTACCTAGCTCCTACCTACCCTCGGGTCCATAGGACCCTATGGGTCCGAGGACTATCTACTACCTACTGTTTCTACCCTATTGCCTGCCCGCCTTTTTCACCTGTCCTAATTCTAATACATTCAGGCAAGTCAAGGATGAATATTTTGCCGTCCCCTACTTCTCCGGTCCTTGCCCCTTTTATGATAGCTTTAACCGTCGGTTCAACAAAATTATCATTGACAGCTATTTCAAGCCGTATTTTTTTTAGGAGGTTTCCTGTTTCCTTAACTCCTCTGTAAAC contains:
- a CDS encoding P-II family nitrogen regulator encodes the protein MKLIIAVIQPYKLDEVKQELYKADVNLITVSEVLGHGRQKGVTEVYRGVKETGNLLKKIRLEIAVNDNFVEPTVKAIIKGARTGEVGDGKIFILDLPECIRIRTGEKGGQAIG
- the amrB gene encoding AmmeMemoRadiSam system protein B gives rise to the protein MNIRKPAVAGQFYPSNPDELSLTVDEFLGNVPNLSIKGTPVAFLVPHAGYIFSAQTAAYSYKLLSKTAAKNVILIGNCHNFPLYCGAIFPEGQFKTPLGNIETDEKIAKQIIKNSKLLALDAAPHISEHSLEVQLPFLQRVLKNFKIVPILLGNFSMQQCKEIGEAIAKAIIELKISESTVIIASSDMSHYPSESEAKETDKSALEALEKFDPELLKKTIDNLMSQGITELHCVFCGEESIYTTMFASKYLGAKEIKVLNYSNSAKTSGDKSRVVGYGAAVFLK